The Saccharomonospora glauca K62 genome has a segment encoding these proteins:
- a CDS encoding peptidase inhibitor family I36 protein, with product MNRHSHRRTLAAVSARPRAARRRRAVVFLSGLAFTLAASVAPTTVAHAEGAARPRGASACETGEFCLWSEADYGGTLVRLDLRNTNPEECRPLPDGMTARSFSNLIDRHVTVYQDAHCSTEADFSTYPGPGTFVPRSPYVVRAVQIWN from the coding sequence GTGAACCGACACTCGCACCGCCGCACTCTCGCCGCCGTGTCCGCCCGTCCCCGCGCCGCTCGGCGTCGACGCGCGGTGGTGTTCCTGTCCGGCCTGGCCTTCACACTGGCAGCGAGCGTGGCCCCCACCACCGTGGCACACGCGGAGGGCGCGGCCCGGCCTCGTGGGGCCTCCGCGTGCGAGACGGGTGAGTTCTGCCTGTGGTCGGAAGCCGACTACGGCGGCACCCTCGTCCGCCTCGATCTTCGCAACACCAACCCCGAGGAGTGCAGACCGCTTCCCGACGGGATGACGGCGCGGTCGTTCAGCAACCTCATCGATCGGCACGTCACCGTCTATCAGGACGCGCACTGCTCCACGGAGGCCGATTTCAGTACCTATCCCGGACCGGGCACGTTCGTGCCGCGAAGTCCGTACGTGGTGCGGGCGGTGCAGATCTGGAACTGA
- a CDS encoding cytochrome c oxidase assembly protein yields the protein MGSLLLVGGLLAVAVAVGIVVLTGGLNYGVAGLTDPGDLTRYGIMAVRVGSDLSAAVCIGSLLLAAFLVPPQKSGTLDVDGYAGLRTAGTAAWVWFLFAIASVFFTAADGAGKPVTDVFDPVVLVNYVEALEQPKGWLLTAVVALLLALGCRLVLSWGWTVVLFFLSVGGLLPIAATGHSASGGAHDVATNSLLFHLVGAALWVGGLIALLAHARRRGDHLPLAASRFSTTALVCWIVLGVSGVVNALVRVAPEQLLTTDYGLVVLAKIVAIAVLGVFGHQHRKRSVRELAEGVGGGTLVRLAAVEVLVMFVTFGLATALSRTPPPREIAAQPSTVELLIGYDLDTALTPLGVFTEWRFDLVYGTAAIVLAVLYLAGVRRLRRRGDVWPVGRTVAWLSGCAMLLLATSSGLGRYSPAMFSIHMITHMTLNMLVPILLVLGGAVTLALRALPPAGRGRPPGPREWVLALVHSPIARVLTNPVVALVVFVGSFYVLYYSGLFDVALDQHWAHLAMNAHFLLAGYVFFWPIIGIDPAPRQLPPLGKLGLLLASVPFHAFFGVILMNMQTVIGEGFYRSLDLPWVDGLLDDQRVGGGIAWASGELPVLIVMIALLVQWTRSDEREAKRRDRREEATGDAELAAYNAMLKQLAQRDGSRD from the coding sequence TTGGGCTCGCTCCTGCTCGTGGGTGGGCTGCTCGCCGTCGCCGTCGCGGTGGGCATCGTCGTCCTCACCGGCGGCCTGAACTACGGGGTGGCCGGCCTGACCGATCCCGGCGACCTCACCCGCTACGGGATCATGGCCGTGCGGGTCGGTTCCGACCTTTCCGCCGCGGTGTGCATCGGCTCGTTGCTGCTGGCGGCGTTCCTCGTGCCGCCCCAGAAGTCGGGGACGCTCGACGTGGACGGTTACGCGGGCCTGCGGACGGCGGGAACGGCCGCGTGGGTGTGGTTCCTCTTCGCGATCGCGTCGGTGTTCTTCACCGCGGCCGACGGCGCGGGCAAGCCCGTCACCGACGTGTTCGACCCCGTGGTGCTGGTGAACTACGTCGAGGCCCTCGAACAGCCGAAGGGCTGGTTGCTCACGGCCGTCGTCGCGCTGCTGCTGGCGCTGGGCTGTCGCCTGGTGCTGTCGTGGGGCTGGACCGTGGTGCTGTTCTTCCTCTCCGTCGGGGGGCTGCTGCCGATCGCCGCCACGGGGCACTCCGCGAGCGGCGGCGCGCACGACGTGGCCACCAACAGCCTGCTGTTCCACCTGGTCGGCGCGGCGTTGTGGGTGGGCGGGCTCATCGCCCTGCTGGCGCACGCCCGGCGCAGGGGGGACCACCTGCCGTTGGCGGCCTCGCGGTTCTCCACGACGGCACTGGTCTGTTGGATCGTGTTGGGCGTCTCGGGCGTGGTGAACGCGCTCGTGCGGGTGGCGCCCGAGCAGCTCCTCACCACCGACTACGGGCTGGTGGTGCTCGCGAAGATCGTCGCGATCGCGGTGCTCGGCGTGTTCGGTCACCAACACCGCAAGCGCAGCGTGCGGGAGCTCGCCGAGGGCGTGGGCGGTGGCACGCTGGTGCGCCTGGCCGCCGTCGAGGTGCTGGTCATGTTCGTGACGTTCGGCCTGGCCACGGCGCTGTCGCGGACCCCGCCGCCGAGGGAGATCGCGGCGCAGCCCTCCACCGTCGAGTTGCTCATCGGCTACGACCTCGACACCGCGCTCACGCCGCTCGGCGTGTTCACGGAATGGCGTTTCGACCTGGTCTACGGCACGGCGGCCATCGTGCTCGCCGTGCTCTACCTCGCGGGGGTGCGCAGGCTACGCCGCCGCGGGGACGTCTGGCCGGTGGGACGGACGGTGGCGTGGTTGTCCGGCTGCGCGATGCTGTTGCTGGCCACCTCGTCGGGTCTCGGCCGCTACTCGCCCGCGATGTTCAGCATCCACATGATCACGCACATGACGCTGAACATGCTGGTGCCGATCCTGCTGGTGCTCGGGGGTGCGGTGACGCTCGCGCTGCGGGCGCTGCCGCCCGCGGGCCGGGGGCGGCCGCCGGGGCCCAGGGAATGGGTGCTCGCCCTGGTGCACTCGCCGATCGCCAGGGTGCTCACCAACCCGGTCGTCGCGTTGGTCGTCTTCGTCGGGTCGTTCTACGTCCTGTACTACTCGGGCCTGTTCGACGTCGCGCTCGACCAGCACTGGGCGCATCTGGCGATGAACGCGCACTTCCTGCTGGCGGGTTACGTGTTCTTCTGGCCGATCATCGGCATCGACCCGGCTCCCCGGCAGTTGCCGCCGCTGGGCAAGCTCGGTCTGCTGCTGGCGTCCGTGCCGTTCCACGCCTTCTTCGGCGTGATCCTCATGAACATGCAGACGGTGATCGGCGAGGGCTTCTACCGCTCGCTGGATCTTCCGTGGGTCGACGGTCTGCTGGACGATCAGCGCGTCGGCGGCGGTATCGCGTGGGCGTCCGGGGAGTTGCCCGTCCTGATCGTCATGATCGCGTTGCTCGTGCAGTGGACGCGCAGCGACGAGCGCGAGGCGAAGCGGCGGGATCGCCGGGAGGAGGCCACCGGTGACGCGGAGCTGGCCGCCTACAACGCCATGTTGAAACAGTTGGCGCAGCGGGACGGTTCCCGCGACTGA
- the ettA gene encoding energy-dependent translational throttle protein EttA, which translates to MAEFIYTMKKVRKTVGDKVILDDVSTAFYPGAKIGVVGPNGAGKSTVLKIMAGLDQPSNGEAFLQPGASVGILLQEPPLNEEKTVRGNVEEGLGDIKVKLDRFNEIANLLATDYSDELMEEMGKLQEELDHADAWELDSQLEQAMDALRCPPGDEPVTHLSGGERRRVALCKLLLSKPDLLLLDEPTNHLDAESVQWLEQFLATYPGAVLAVTHDRYFLDNVAEWIMELDRGRVEGYEGNYSTYLQKKRERLEVQGKKDAKLAKRLAKELEWVRSNAKARQSKSRARLERYEQMAAEAEKTRKLDFEEIQIPPGPRLGNVVVEVENLSKGFDGRLLIDNLSFTLPRNGIVGVIGPNGVGKTTLFKTIVGLEKPDSGEVRIGETVKLSYVDQQREGIDPNKTVWEVVSDGLDHIHVGQTEMPSRAYVSAFGFKGPDQQKPAGVLSGGERNRLNLALTLKQGGNLILLDEPTNDLDVETLGSLENALEQFPGCAVVISHDRWFLDRVATHILAWEGTEENPAKWFWFEGNFEGYEKNKVERLGAEAARPHRVTHRKLTRD; encoded by the coding sequence ATGGCCGAGTTCATCTACACCATGAAGAAGGTGCGCAAGACCGTCGGGGACAAGGTCATCCTCGACGACGTCAGCACCGCGTTCTACCCCGGCGCCAAGATCGGCGTGGTGGGGCCGAACGGTGCGGGTAAGTCCACCGTTCTGAAGATCATGGCTGGGCTCGACCAACCGAGCAACGGCGAGGCGTTCCTCCAGCCGGGCGCGAGCGTGGGCATCCTCTTGCAGGAGCCGCCGCTCAACGAGGAGAAGACGGTGCGCGGCAACGTCGAGGAAGGCCTCGGCGACATCAAGGTGAAACTCGACCGATTCAACGAGATCGCCAACCTGCTCGCCACCGACTACAGCGACGAGCTGATGGAGGAGATGGGCAAGCTGCAGGAGGAGCTCGACCACGCGGACGCGTGGGAGCTCGACTCGCAGCTCGAACAGGCGATGGACGCGTTGCGTTGCCCGCCGGGCGACGAGCCGGTGACCCACCTCTCCGGTGGGGAACGGCGTCGGGTCGCGCTGTGCAAGCTGCTGCTGTCGAAGCCGGACCTCCTGCTGCTCGACGAGCCCACCAACCACCTCGACGCGGAAAGCGTTCAGTGGCTGGAGCAGTTCCTGGCGACCTATCCGGGTGCGGTCCTCGCCGTCACGCACGACCGGTACTTCCTCGACAACGTCGCCGAGTGGATCATGGAGCTGGACCGGGGACGCGTCGAGGGCTACGAGGGCAACTACTCCACCTACCTGCAGAAGAAGCGGGAACGGTTGGAGGTCCAGGGCAAGAAGGACGCCAAGCTCGCCAAGCGACTGGCGAAGGAACTGGAGTGGGTCCGCTCCAACGCGAAGGCCCGCCAGAGCAAGTCCCGCGCGCGTCTCGAGCGCTACGAGCAGATGGCCGCGGAGGCGGAGAAGACCCGCAAGCTGGACTTCGAGGAGATCCAGATCCCGCCGGGGCCGCGGCTGGGCAACGTCGTCGTGGAGGTCGAGAACCTCAGCAAGGGCTTCGACGGTCGGCTGCTGATCGACAACCTCTCGTTCACGTTGCCGCGCAACGGCATCGTCGGGGTCATCGGTCCCAACGGCGTCGGTAAGACGACGCTGTTCAAAACGATCGTGGGGCTGGAGAAGCCGGACTCGGGCGAGGTGCGGATCGGCGAGACCGTCAAGCTCTCCTACGTCGACCAGCAGCGCGAGGGCATCGACCCGAACAAGACGGTGTGGGAAGTGGTGTCCGACGGGCTGGACCACATCCACGTCGGGCAGACCGAGATGCCGTCGCGCGCGTACGTGAGCGCGTTCGGCTTCAAGGGACCGGACCAGCAGAAGCCCGCGGGCGTGCTCTCGGGCGGTGAGCGCAACCGGTTGAACCTGGCGTTGACGTTGAAGCAGGGCGGCAACCTGATCCTGCTCGACGAGCCGACCAACGACCTCGACGTCGAAACGCTCGGTTCGCTGGAGAACGCTTTGGAGCAGTTCCCCGGCTGCGCCGTGGTGATCTCGCACGACAGGTGGTTCCTCGACCGGGTCGCGACCCATATTCTCGCTTGGGAAGGGACCGAGGAGAACCCGGCGAAGTGGTTCTGGTTCGAGGGCAACTTCGAAGGCTACGAGAAGAACAAGGTCGAGCGACTGGGGGCGGAAGCTGCCAGGCCGCACCGGGTGACTCATCGGAAACTGACCCGCGACTGA